taggcgtactgaggcccattatcagcaaccatcactcctgtgttctaatggcacgttgttagctaatccaagtttatcattttaaaaggctaattgatcattagaaaattattttgcaattatgttagcacagctgaactaaagctaattaaagaagcaattaaactggccttctgtagattagttgagtatctggatcatcagcgtctgtgggtttgattacaggctcaaaattgccagaaacgaagacctttcttctgaaactcgtcagtctattcttgttctgagaaatgaaggctattccatgcgagaaattgccaagaaactgaagatctcgtacaacgctgtgtactaatcccttcacagaacagcgcaaactggctctaaccagaatagaaagaatgGGAGGAGCGCcggtgtctagtttgagaaacggatgcctcacaagtcctcaactggcatcttcattaaatagtacccgcaaaacaccagtctcaacgtcaacactgaagaggcgactccgggatgctggcttctAGGCAGGGGTTTGGTATGATCAAATAGCCTTTTCAAATGAAAgccttggattagctaacacaacgtgccattggaacacaggagtgattgttgctgataatgggcctctgtacgcctttgTAGATGTTCCATTAACAatttgccgtttccagctacaatagtcattaacaatatctacactttCTTATCAATTTGAttatattttaatgaacaaaaaaatgtgcttctttcaaaaacaaggacatttataagtgatcccaaacttttgaactttttttttctttctcccaGGCTTCAGACCCAGTAAACCCCAGCATTACTATGGCCATGGCCTCAAGGAGTTTTTTGATTGACATTCTGTGTTTCAAAATGCAGAAGTATCGATCCAAAAGAAAAAATAAATGGCTTCACTGTCCTAATGATGAGCTGTCTCTGTACAGTAAAATAATTGTTGGATTGTGCTTTATGTAGGGTGTCCAAAAACGCAGGAACATTTTACCCATTGTTCAGAAGAGTTGTTTTTGATTGGACATATGCTCATTTTGACACATTGTTATTTTCCTCTAGGTGTGGAAATGTGAACTTTGCAAGAAGAACAAGCTGTAATAGATGTGGCAGTGGTAAGTTATATGTCTCTATATGACCCAGTACTACACTTACTACCCTGTCATGACTCTTTACACTTGTCAAGATTATTTACAATCGTTTGGTTGGAGGAATAGAGATTCAGTTTGATGAGACTTACAGTTGTAAACTCTGGTTCTCTTgatgtcagtcagtctgtaaagAAAGTCCATCAGAAAAGTAACCACTGACAATTCATGTGTTAGGCGGTATCAAGGAATAACATGACCAGGATTTGTTTCACTGACTTCGGAGTCAAAGGATTGTCACCAATGTGAATCCCTATCTATCCAAAACAGAAAAGACAACGGAGGCAAAGATGATGAAAGCAGGAGGGACAGAGATTGGCAAGACCCTGGCTGAGAAGAGTCGGGGCCTCTTTAGTGCAAACGATTGGCAGTGTAAAACGTAAGTGACTAGCTAACTCTTCATTAAACTTTGACTCGTGCATGGTGGATCTTGACACAGGTTATGCTTTGACTGTGTCTGATAAGCACATTATGGTATGCCTTTTTAATATATAGCTGCGGCAATGTGAACTGGGCCAGGAGGTCTGAGTGCAACATGTGTAACACACCTAAATATGCCAAGCTCGAGGAGAGAACAGGTACATAACACAACACTGCCCTAGACGTTTTTTGTTGTGTTTTGAAATGCATTGCCTCATTGGATATTCCTAGTTAATTCTTAATTCCATTGCCCTTTCCTGTTATCAGGATATGGTGGAGGGTTCAATGAGAGGGAGAATGTGGAGTACATTGACCGAGAGGAATCTGATGGAGAATACGACGAGGTGAATCTCTTTTAAGAAACCACACTATGGGCTTATAACTGTCAAGTCATACTGGTTTATGATTTGGTATATTTTAGACAACAATGTATGTTGCCATTCCATTTACACTAATACTTTTGGATTTCAATATCTGCCAgtttgggagaaaaaaaaaaaagtaccgTGGGAAACCTGGTAGCAGGTCTTCCTCGAAGGAGAGTGAAAAGAAGGCGGAACCAGTAAaaccagaagaggaggaggaggaggatgacgaCGAAGAGGAAGGAGACCTTTCAAAATACAAACTAGATGTGAGGACAAGGTCCCTGAGATTGGGAAATAAAATGCAACCTGTGCTCCGCATTAACGGAACAGGTTTGGGGACAATATGGCTCTTTTCCATAGCTTAACGTTCTTGTCCAATATAGGGTATGTAGCACAATGTGGAGAACCCACATTGCATCAGAAAGCTCGCCACACGAGTTGTTAATAGGCCATATTACAGTAAAATATTTTGCAACGTTGAAGGGAAAATTGCTTTTTATTGGTCACTTTCAGAGAGGACCTCAGTTACGAACAGGGATGGAAGTGTCCATAACCTTAAAGTTAAAAATATAATTTGTACCTAATTAGCACCACACCGCTATATTTTGAAACCGTAATTTCTGGTTCCCCAGGACGATGATGACGACGACGATGATGATGCGGATTTGTCAAAGTACGATCTGGATGCCAGTGGTGATGAGGGGGAGAAGGACAAGCCAGTCGCAATAAAGGATAGCACCCCGGGGTCTTCCCAATCCTCCTCGGGCTCCTCCAGCTCTCGGTCCAGGTCCAGGTAAAAGGGTACAGGTCAAGGGTAACtccaggcaaaatgtcagtatcaGCTCAATATTCCTTATAACCTATTGATCCTCATGAATTATGTACTTTTGTGCTACTTTTTTTCTCCTGTTTTGTCTTAAGTGATTCAGTATGTGTGTGGGTTTATCACCTAATCGTAATGTGAAAAAGGGTACCTGTGTTTatttgtacactgaacaaaaatctaaacgcaacaatttctaagatttcactgagttacagttcatataaggaaatgtccatttaaataaattcattattccaaatctatggatttcacatgactgggaatacagatacctttaattaaaaaaattttttttttaaagaataggTTGGGcgttgatcagaaaaccagtcagcatctagtgtgaccaccatttgcctcatgcagcgcgatacatctccttcgcatagagttgatcaggctgttgattgtggcctgtggaatgttgtctcacttctcttcaatggctgtgcgaagttgctggatattggtgggaactgaaACACGCTGTTGATCCAGAACAtgccaaacatgctcaatgggccacatgtctagtgagtatgcaggccatggaagaactggtatGTTTCCAGGAATTGTATACAGATCCTTGCGTCATGGGACTGTgtgttatcatgctgaaacatggggtgatggcggcggatgaatggcacgacaatgggcttcatgatctcgtcacggtatctctgtgcattcaaattgccattgataaaatgcaattgtttgttgtccatatcttatgtctgcccatacatgaccccaccgccaccatggggcattctgttAACGACGTTGAAATCAGCAAACTGCTCAACCTACACCACGCCATACACACTgtttgccatctgcccggtacagttgaaactgggattcatccgagaAGAATACACTTCTCAAATGCATAGCCATCGaatgagcatttgcccactgaagttggttacggcACCGAACTGCAGTcgggtcaagaccctggtgaggatgacaagaTGAACTTCTCTGAgttggtttctgacagtttgtgcagaaattcttcgttATGCAAACTCTTTCTTCAGCCGTCGGCTGACttgtctcagacaatcccgcaggtgaagccggaagtggaggtcctgggctggcctggttatacgtggtctgcggttgaggccggttgaacgtactgccaaattctctaaaatggtagagaaattaacaaattatttggcaatagctctggtggaaattcctgcggtcagcatgccaattgcacgctccctcaacttctGTGGCAtgttgtgacacaactgcacattttagtgaccttttaatgtccccagcacaaggtgcacctgtgtaagatcatgctgttttattcagtcttgatatgccacacctgtcaggtggatggactatcttgacaaaggagaaatgttcactaacagggatgttaaaaAAATAAGTGTAAGAAAATTTTAAACTTTTTGTGtgtttggaacatttctggaatatttttcagctcatgaaacatgggaccaacactacatgttgcgtttatattttttattaagtATCTGTTTTTTGTCATTTGTTTCAACTAATGTTTTCAGATATGTTATTGATTTCTGTATTGCTGTCAATTGGTTACAAAGTGAAGGTTACTGCCTTGACTTAAGAGTGGACACAACAATGTAAGATGGCGTATGAGATCAaaatgcaggggggggggggggggactgggcATATTCACAAGTGTGCATCTTTTCATGGTTAATGCTTGCCAGTTTAATAGCTTGAATcagatactttaaaaaaaaaaagttgaatcCCTTGTATTGTCAGTTTTAGATGTTTTTAAGTTGATTTGTCACATTGGTCCAAAGTAGCCAGTGATCATTGGTTTATGTTCACATTAAGGTGTGCAACATTGATCTCTTTTGCCATTGACGGACTGTTACACAATGTATGATAGATGTAACTTGTTTGTTTTCATCCATGTGCATGCCCCTTGTTTTTCACTCGTTAGAAAATATTGTTACAtttcttgttttctgtttttcaGATCCCAATCTAGAAGCTCATCCAGTTCCAGATCTCGCTCCAGTTCCCAAGAGCGAGGCCGGTCTCGCAGGTCCAACTCCAGGTGAATGAGGTGACATGCACTCCCCTTAGGAGAGAGTGTATGTGACTGGGCAGAATGTTCCAGAAACCATATTGCCCTATTTAAAGTGTAGAAGAGGCTGTGCATTGATGACCTCAAATCCTGCAGTTTCTCCATATACGGTTCCTTCCTTGGATGTCCCCAATTTAATTATGGAAAGTGTCACAACATAATGACAAGTTTGTCCCTGTTTCTTAATTTATTGTCATGTTAAATCAACTATTTCTATGTCCGTTGGTCTTTTTCATATCCATTTTAAGGCTGTGTCCGCTTTGTTTCACTTGCtgtgaattcggaaagtattcagaccccttaactttttccacagtttgttatgctacagccttattctaaaatggattaaatagttttttcctcaatctacactcaataccccataatgacacagcaaaGGTTGTTAGAAAATGTacaaaaaataaactgaaatatcacatttacataagtatacagaccctttactaagtactttgttgaagcaccttttggcagcgattacagcctagagtcttcttgggtatgacgcttggcacacctgtatttggggaggttctcccattcttctctgctgatcctctcaagctctgtcagggtggatggggagtgtcgatgcacagctattttcaggtctctccagagatgttagttcggcttcaagtccgggttctggctggaccattcaaggacattgagacttgtcccgaagccattcctgcgttgtcttggctgtgtgcttaggcttgttgtcctgttggaaggttaaccttccaacacaTCCTgattgctctggagcaggttttcatcaaggatgtctttatttgtatttatttttcaattatacacatttaacctttaactaggcaagtcagttaagaacaaattcttatttacaatgacggcctacactggccaattgtgcgccgccctatgggaatcacggtcggttgtgttaccctggtttgaatccaggctgtgtctgaagtgacgcctctagcactgagatgcagtgccttagaccgctgtgccactcgggagctctactttgctttgttcatatttccctccatcctgactagtctcccagtctctgctgccaccaccatgcttcaccgtcttggtggttcaaaacttattccgttttaagaatgatggaggccactgtgttcttggggccctTCAATGCGGCAGATTtcttttttgtacccttccccagatctgtgcctcgacacaatcctgtctcggaactctacggacaatttcttcgacatcatggtttggtttttgctttgacatgcactgtcaactctgggaccttatacagacaggtgtgtgtgccttttccaaatcatgtccaatcaattgaatttaccacaggtggactccagtcaagttgtagaaacgtctcaaggatgatcaatggaaacaggatgcacctgagctcaatttagtctcatagcaaagagtctgaatacttatgtaaataaggat
This genomic window from Salvelinus namaycush isolate Seneca chromosome 8, SaNama_1.0, whole genome shotgun sequence contains:
- the zranb2 gene encoding zinc finger Ran-binding domain-containing protein 2 isoform X1, with the protein product MDTKIPGKSFRVSDGDWICPDKKCGNVNFARRTSCNRCGSEKTTEAKMMKAGGTEIGKTLAEKSRGLFSANDWQCKTCGNVNWARRSECNMCNTPKYAKLEERTGYGGGFNERENVEYIDREESDGEYDEFGRKKKKYRGKPGSRSSSKESEKKAEPVKPEEEEEEDDDEEEGDLSKYKLDDDDDDDDDDADLSKYDLDASGDEGEKDKPVAIKDSTPGSSQSSSGSSSSRSRSRSQSRSSSSSRSRSSSQERGRSRRSNSRSSSRSGKASSPRKRTRSPSSSPEREKKRSRSRSSSGERKKRRSRSRSSERFGFLWNTANGVLNISLAIYYPFHYASQDFDVTYYSYSTLS
- the zranb2 gene encoding zinc finger Ran-binding domain-containing protein 2 isoform X2; this encodes MDTKIPGKSFRVSDGDWICPDKKCGNVNFARRTSCNRCGSEKTTEAKMMKAGGTEIGKTLAEKSRGLFSANDWQCKTCGNVNWARRSECNMCNTPKYAKLEERTGYGGGFNERENVEYIDREESDGEYDEFGRKKKKYRGKPGSRSSSKESEKKAEPVKPEEEEEEDDDEEEGDLSKYKLDDDDDDDDDDADLSKYDLDASGDEGEKDKPVAIKDSTPGSSQSSSGSSSSRSRSRSQSRSSSSSRSRSSSQERGRSRRSNSRSSSRSGKASSPRKRTRSPSSSPEREKKRSRSRSSSGERKKRRSRSRSSERRRGQSSGSSHSGSSSKQK